ATTACAATTATGTTAGCAATTAGTTGGTGCGGATTTAAGGGATAGCATTTTAATAATGGAAAACCGAGAATGAACACTGCGGCCAAGCCAATTCAGATTATTGAACATAATACAACGACTATTTACatctatacatatttacaaatttatttgtttgaaatgCTCTCTTTGTCAtgatacaaaatgttttaataggaatatataatatttatatataataaatacataaatataccaaCAACAATTAAGGAAAAATAATTTCCCAGTAATAATAATGGTATACATTTCAATTTGGAAATTGCCAATAAAGTTTTCTTCTTAACTTTTATCTGGATTCacgttgcattttgttgttgtttttgttttaaataataCCGAATATGTGTGAAGAATGAGAATGCGCAGGCAGCTTTCGATCTGCAATTAccattttgctttgtttttaacAATATAAAAGCATAATTACTGTGTAGAATAATGAATAAAGAAGGGATAACGTTAACGTCGGTGCGAATGCATCGATAGCTAAAGTTTAACTTGAAatacaaaacagcagcagcagcggcagcggcagattgGCTAGACTAAAGTGCTGAAGGCGAAATATAGCTACGCTCTGAATCTTTAGATCAAGAACAAATTTGGTCCCGCTGAAAGAGTATTCATAGCGCGCTTTAGCTGTTGGACACAGCACTTGGAAATGCATTGAGAGAAAAGTTTGTTGGGAATTTTGTAAGTTAAACAATTTCACGGGCAAACGGAGCAAACGCCTCCCAGTAGCTGACGATCTGGAACGAAAAATGGTTCGTTGATTGATCAACtgaaaacaaatgtttattcACCTGTTGCTGATGTGCCATTTGGTCTTCTATATACTTGATAATATTCGCTTTAAAGTCTTTCACTCTGGTCAATTCGAAGCGCTCCATTTCACGCTTTATTTCCGCCGATATGTCATCAAAATGCTGCTGACAGCGTTGTACCTTTCCCTGCCACTGCAATGCACAAAAAGATATAGCACAACAACAGATAACTTCCTTGGCACACCCACCTCATCCACTTCTAGCTGTGCCTGATCCAACTTGTCCGCACGATTGGCCAGCTCGAAGCGGCCACGATTCTCCCTTCGCTTGGACAACTGCATCTGCGCATATTGCCAGTTTTGAAAGGACTTGACACGCTCATGGAAAATGCACTTAATGGCTCCAAACAGACCCAAGTAATCCTTGATGAACTCGGCGAGAATAAAGAAATCAGAGTTGGCCTGCTCGGAGCGCAGCAGTTCCATTTTCTCCTCCACATCGGCCAGATTGGACAGGGCACGCGACAGGCCAGTGTGTTCCTCGCATGTGCTAAGCATTGCAGCGGATTTGGCCACCAGGCCGGTCAGCGCGGACAGTTCGCGGCGCGAGGTGACCAAAGACTTCATTGCATTGTGCAGCTTTTGGAGATTCGCATCGAGATTCTCCACCTCAGTGATCTTGTCGTCGAACCAGGGATCATTCTCATCCATTTTATAGGTAATTTTGTTCACAGTTTCGCCCACTTTGTTGAACAAGCGAATTACACCGGCGCCACTCAGCGCAGAGGTGTTGACGGCACGCGGCAGCTCCTGATCGCTTTCGAGGAAATTCATGAAATCCAAGTCCACACGCAGTATGGGATGCTGGGCGGTGCGATGGACGAAGCGTTCCAGCGCTGCACGTCGAATCTCCACCCATTCCTGGTTCATTGGGGTGCCCGGCTCGCTCTGCTGTGGACTAATCTTCACCTTGGTGCTGCCAATTATGTTCTTCGATGGTGCTGGCGGTATAATCCGTCCCACGCGCATGTACTTTCCGACCAGCAGATCATGTATGCCCAGGAAATCGCTGAAGCGACGCAAAGTGCTGAAGTCTGTCCGCTTGAACTTGGGAATGTTGGTTTTGGTCGTCACTCTAGTCGTTGGGGAGAGAGTCGATAAGCAAATAGTGTGCAATGCAATGATAAGCGCAGCCAGTGGGGCGGCGTGACTCACTTGTAGGCCAAATATGAGCCCATGCCATCGCCTATTTTCTGGGGGTCAGATACAACAATTTTGATGAAGAAGTCGCCATCGTCCGTCAAAACTTCTTGCAGCGGCTGAaattcagagagagagagagagaggagaaacgATTCAATTGATGATAAGCACACCAACAACATggatgttgtggctgtggctgtgtgtgctgtgctggtgGGCGGCACTAATGACGTTGTCAACgccaaacaaagcaaaagcaacagcctCTGGGGTCGCTGGTTGATAAAGCAAGCAAACGCAGAGCGCCGCCCCAAAAATTAAACCTAATTTAATAGGCATCCTGTTGTTGTGCCTGTGCTGCTGATTGAACTTACATGCACATCCCCGATGCTACTGGGACTCATGGCTGatacaaataaatcattttcgtTCTCCAAAGTAACACTGCCGGGCGCTGGTACTTCCTCCTCGTCATCTGATGCCGATTCAGCACCATTGTTAATGTCCACTTCGGCGAACTCTCTGTTGTGTTCGGGACTTTCCACCTCCATGCTAACACGTTCAATGCAGTGCTTTTATCTTTTGTTAATTGTAATTATCAGAAAAACTTCTTTCTTTTTCGACTGCCTGGGAAGCTTTTTTGCTGATTGGCGTTGCCACTGTGGTCGGAGAGAAAGTTCTTAATTCTTCCCAGTGCCAGAAAATACCACATTTCCTTGTCTAATACTATTTTAGTATTTGAtggcaaaattaattaaaacagaCAAGCCATTCCCGTTATGTATTTAAATGCCTGTATATATTAATATTCCATTTTAAACAGTTTTACATAAAAGGAAACTCTATTAATGGAATTATGTGTATGCTTTTTTCTTGGATTTTATTGGTATGCAAAATCTAGCCGTATTTCTCTCTATACGACCTTCATATTGGTCGATATCCAGGGTATGAACGAAGAGACTTGCACATAGACGGAAGGAGAGTTGGCCTGGCCGCAAGGCAGCTTGCCCCAGGAAACGATGCCAATAAGGACATTGCCTTGGACCAAAGGACCACCAGAGTCCGAGGTGCAGATGCTTGCGCCGGCAGTGAGGGGTCCAGTGCACAGATTCGTCGAATGAACATCGCTTCCCTTGACGCCCAAAGCAGCCTCGCATGAGCTCAGGCTGATGATTGGCAGATTGTAGGCCACTTGGAGGGTTTTGGGATATGTAGCCGAGCTGCTTGTACTGGTGCTGCCCCAGCCATACAGGGTAGCAGTGCCCGTTGGCACCTTGCCAGAGGCTGGAAGGGTAACGGGAGCCACTGCAGCCGTCCAAGTAAACGCAGTCGGTGTGTAAACCAAACCAATATCGTAGGGCACAGTGCCTCCGGTGTACAAATCGTTGACCACGTAGTAGGTAATGGTTCGCTTTTGGGTTGTGCTAGCCGTTCCCGACACTGCAAGGCTTCCTGCGACCAAAGTGCTGCCCAAAACTTGGGCTCTGCTTGACAGGCAATGAGCCGCCGTCACCAGCCAGTTGGCATTCAGGATGCTGGCCGCACAGTAGTGGGTGCCCTTGTACTGCATGGACACGGCATAGGGAGCACTGTTTGCGGGTGCCGCCACTCCTCTCACAACGCGTCCGTTTGGATCAGATGCCTGCCCAAGGCCAAGGGCCAGGAGCAAGCAGCACGCGACAAGACAAGAGCGTGACATTGTTTGCTGTCCGTTCACAATCGCGGTTTTCGGAGAACTGTTTACATCTATCTGTGCAATGGTCCGTTTATATTAAATCGAGATACGAAATTTTAAAATGGTGGCAAGTGAAGATAAGGGTTTCAATTAACCATTTTGCTTTAATAAGAagtcaatatttatttatttattaattcaaTCAAATCATATCTACCACATTATAGTATGATGAGGGGGCGGGGCGGGAATAGGCGAAGTGCCACCAAGTTCAGGGGCCTTCTCCGGATAACCCAACCTTCTCCTTAGCTTTGCCACCCTGTTCCGAAACACTTCCCCTTCATCTGGTATTTTGTTCTAGATCAGCATATGCCTGTATATACTAAACTTCCCATAGGATTTCCATAAACTTCTTTAAAAAGGAAACTCCATTAATGgagatttttttgttttattgcttgGATTTTATTGATATGCAAACTCTTGACGTATTTTTATCTAAGCGAGCACTTGATTGGACGATATCCACGATATGAACGAAGAGACTTGCACATAGACGGAAGGAGAATTGGCCTGGCCGCAAGGCAGCGCGCCCCAGGAAACGATGCCAATAAGGACATTGCCTTGAACCAAAGGACCACCAGAGTCTGAGGTGCAAATGCTGACGCCGCCAGTTAGGGGACCAGTGCACAGATTCGTCGAATGAACATCGCTTCCCTTGGTGCCCAAAGCAGATTCGCACGAGCTCAAACTGATTATTGGCAGATTGTTGGCCACTTGAAGTGTTGTGGGATATGAGGCCGTATTGGTTGTACTGGTGCTGCCCCAGCCGTACAGAGTGGCCGTGCCTGTTGGCACCGTGCCAGAGGTTGGGAGGGTAACTGGAGCCACTGCAGCCGACCACGTAAACGCAGTCGGTGTGTAAACCATGCCAATGTCGTAGGGCACAGTGCCTCCGGTGTACAAATCGTTGACCACGAAGTAGGTAATGCTTCTCGTTTGAGTTGTGCTAGCCGTTCCCGCCACTGCAATGCTTCCTGCGACCAAAGTGCTGCCCAAAACTTGGGCGCTGCTTGTCAGGCAATGGGCTGCCGTCACCAGCCAGTTGGCATTCAGGATGCTGGCCGCACAGTAGTGGGTGCCCTGGTACTGCATGGACACAGCGTAGGGAGCACTGTTTGCGGCTGCCGCCACTCCTCCCACAATGCGTCCGTTTGGATCAGCTGCCATCGCAGACGCTCTACCAAGGCCAAGGGCTAGGACCAGGGAACACGCGACAAGATAAAAGCGCAACATTGTTTGCTGTCTATTCGCAATCGTAGGTTTCGGGGAACTGTTTACATCTACCTTTCCCATGGTCCGCTTAAATTAAATCGAGATACCGGAATTTCTAAATGGTGGCGCTGGAGAAGATAAGGGTATCAATTAACGTTCTTGCTTTCCAGATAAgcgtttattttaattttgattaaatgACGACTCCCAAGCAGTGACACTTGCCAGGGTATACTATACATGAATTGCATCTAGCCACTCGGCAAGATATAGAAATAGATAGATAAGTTAAAGTGGATGTTTATCTGTTACATTTGGCAACCATTTgcgaaacatttttttaaagtaTGTGGGGGAGTATTTTAACTGCTGTACAGGACTGGGAATAATACCAAAGCGATACGGTATTTTCAGTATTTTACTGCGGATGGTCACACAGCAACTGACTCAGAgtggaagaagaagaagacgatATTTTTTCCACGACGAaacgaatttaattttataaagtGATacgcctttgctgctgcccgaAAAGCATTTAGAACGTGTGTGCAACGAGCATTAACTGTAGATAATAGCGAAAACGCAGGGCTACGCATGCAATAGGAGCCACTGAAACCCCCTGGCCCATCCCAGTATCAACAAAAGAGGGGAGAGAGTGCGCaagagagcgaagagagaggTCAGCAAACCCGCAATTAAAGAAAAGTAGACACGTACGAGAGTTGCACAGGCGGCGTACGTAGGGCGAGCAACGCAAACGTAGATCGaagaaagcagagcagagcagagcctaAGAGACGATTCGAGACGGAGacaccacagcaacaaaaaaccatgTCATCCGGCGACTTTGGCAATCCGCTCAGGAAGTTCAAGTTGGTTTTCCTGGGCGAACAGAGTGTGGGCAAGACGTCGTTGATTACACGCTTCATGTATGACAGCTTCGACAACACCTACCAGGCGACCATCGGTATTGATTTTCTATCCAAGACCATGTACCTCGAGGATCGGACAGTGCGCCTCCAGCTGTGGGATACGGCGGGCCAGGAGCGCTTCCGTTCGCTGATACCCTCCTACATACGCGACTCAACGG
The sequence above is a segment of the Drosophila subobscura isolate 14011-0131.10 chromosome U, UCBerk_Dsub_1.0, whole genome shotgun sequence genome. Coding sequences within it:
- the LOC117900432 gene encoding sorting nexin-2; amino-acid sequence: MEVESPEHNREFAEVDINNGAESASDDEEEVPAPGSVTLENENDLFVSAMSPSSIGDVHPLQEVLTDDGDFFIKIVVSDPQKIGDGMGSYLAYKVTTKTNIPKFKRTDFSTLRRFSDFLGIHDLLVGKYMRVGRIIPPAPSKNIIGSTKVKISPQQSEPGTPMNQEWVEIRRAALERFVHRTAQHPILRVDLDFMNFLESDQELPRAVNTSALSGAGVIRLFNKVGETVNKITYKMDENDPWFDDKITEVENLDANLQKLHNAMKSLVTSRRELSALTGLVAKSAAMLSTCEEHTGLSRALSNLADVEEKMELLRSEQANSDFFILAEFIKDYLGLFGAIKCIFHERVKSFQNWQYAQMQLSKRRENRGRFELANRADKLDQAQLEVDEWQGKVQRCQQHFDDISAEIKREMERFELTRVKDFKANIIKYIEDQMAHQQQIVSYWEAFAPFAREIV
- the LOC117900438 gene encoding trypsin-like — encoded protein: YKRTIAQIDVNSSPKTAIVNGQQTMSRSCLVACCLLLALGLGQASDPNGRVVRGVAAPANSAPYAVSMQYKGTHYCAASILNANWLVTAAHCLSSRAQVLGSTLVAGSLAVSGTASTTQKRTITYYVVNDLYTGGTVPYDIGLVYTPTAFTWTAAVAPVTLPASGKVPTGTATLYGWGSTSTSSSATYPKTLQVAYNLPIISLSSCEAALGVKGSDVHSTNLCTGPLTAGASICTSDSGGPLVQGNVLIGIVSWGKLPCGQANSPSVYVQVSSFIPWISTNMKVV
- the LOC117900435 gene encoding trypsin delta-like, whose protein sequence is MLRFYLVACSLVLALGLGRASAMAADPNGRIVGGVAAAANSAPYAVSMQYQGTHYCAASILNANWLVTAAHCLTSSAQVLGSTLVAGSIAVAGTASTTQTRSITYFVVNDLYTGGTVPYDIGMVYTPTAFTWSAAVAPVTLPTSGTVPTGTATLYGWGSTSTTNTASYPTTLQVANNLPIISLSSCESALGTKGSDVHSTNLCTGPLTGGVSICTSDSGGPLVQGNVLIGIVSWGALPCGQANSPSVYVQVSSFISWISSNQVLA